CCATCACCGGCATGCGGCCGAACGGGTCGTTCGCCGCCACCTGGGGCGCCGGCACGACGGCGTCGGTGAAGATGCCGAAGCTGCCGTTCTCGGGCATCGAGCCCGTCGGATACCCCTCGACCTGAATGGCCTCACCGGCGGTCTGATCGAGGCGGATCGCCCACGTGGCGCCCTTGCCGCCCGGGCGCTGCGACGTGAAGAAGAGGTACTTGCCGTCGGGCGACCAGCGCGGATTGCTGCTCTCGGTGCTCGGCGACGTCCAGCGCTGCGGGGCGCCCCCGTCGGTGTTCACCACCCAGACCTCGCTGTGGCGCCGGTTCTCGGCTTCCACGGGGGTGGTCACCGTCATGGCGATCCGCTTCCCGTCGGGGGAGACGGCCGGGGTGCTGACCGTCGCGACGCGATACCAGTCGCGGAGGAGCATCGCCCGGGGCCCCTTGGGGAGCGGGGCCAGCGCCGGGGTCGCGGGGGCGGCAGCGGCGGCGGCCCCTCCGCCCTGCCCGCGCTGGGCCAGGAGCGCGGAGGGGGCCAGGACCAGGAATGGCAGAGCCCGTACCAGCGGGCGCCACGGGCGGGCAAACGTCATCGGCAGGTGGGACATGTCAGGTCGGGGTGGGGAGACCAAAAGGCCGGATCCGGCCAGGGACCGGACCGGCGTGTTCCGTGACACACCGAAGCATAGCCAGCAGGCGGGAAGCCGGAACCGGGGCGCTTCTGCTGTGATAAATGACCCGCCCCTCGCTTGCCTCCCGCGCGTACAGCCCCTACCATTGCGGCATCGCGGAGGAGCGGCCGCGTAGACGACCGTGCAGCCCGGCCCCGGCATCCCGTCGGTCACCGGTTCTGGCGGAAGTCACCCAGGGAAAACCGATGTCGTTTCGCCTGTTGTCCCACCAGCCATCGAGGAGGTGATCAATTGTCTAGTTCCAGTCCCTTAGCCGGCTCGTACTTGGCAGTCGATCTCCGCGTCGACGCCTGGTAGCACACAGGTAGTTCCGGCTCGGCATCCAGTCGAGCCGGCGGGGAACACATCGAAACGGCCGCATTCCTTCCAAGGGGATGCGGCCGTTTCACTGTTCTACCCAAAACCCAGGACCTAAAGCTCGGAACCCACAACTGATCAGTTCAGGGTTTCGTGTTCTTGGTGGTGGGTTGTGGGTTTACCAGCGGAGGAGGGTCGCGCCGAGCTCAAACGCCAGCAGCTTGCTGTACGGCGGCGTGGTGCCGTCCCACCGGCCGTTCGACGCCGACGGATTCCGGCGCAGGATGCGGTTGAGTCCGCGCTGAAAGGTGATCCGGCCGCTGACGGGGAGCCGATGCCGCGTGCGGGCTTCGAGGGCCAGTCGCGCGGAATACTCCTGCGGCGACGGATCGAGGGTGAAATCGAGCGACGAATCGAGACGGTGGGTCCCCGTGCCGTTCGCCGGCCAGGCGATGACGGCCCCGCCGCCGAGGGCGAGATCGACGACGCCGACCGGGAAGAGGCGGCGCATGACGAGCGCGGCGATCTCGGAATAGTCGGCGTGCAGCGTCCACCCGTCGGCGATGGCCCCCCGCTCGTACCGGTCGAACACCAGCACCCCGCGCCAACGCGACGAGTGCACGTGCGAGAGCGCGAGCCCCGCGCCGCCGGCCGGGCGGGCTTTGAACTTCCCGGGGAGCACCGGCTGCGACCACGCCGAGGCGCCGGCGCTCACGAGTGCCTCGAGCGCCCAGCGACGCGACGGGAGCGTATCGACGGCCTGCGCCCTCGCCGAGCCACCGTGGACCATCAGAAGGCCCACGGCGATCGCGAGGCGCACCGCCAACCTCACGGGGCCGGCTTCCGCGTCTTGAAGATCTCCGGCAACGACTTGTCCGCGCGGCGCGCGAGGGCAATCGCAAACTCCACCGTGCCGCGGTAAAACTGCGGATCGATCTTGTCGGCGTCGTCGCCCGGCTTGTGGTAGTCCGGATGATCCTCCACGCCAAGGTAGAGGAACGGAATGCCCTTGGCGTGGAAGGAGCCGTGGTCCGACGAGTTGGTCCAATCGTCGCCCGGCTTCAGGTCCTTGGTGTCATGGCCGAACTTGATCGGCACGGCGGCGGTCTTGGCGACGGCGTCGGCGATCGGCTTGAGCGCCGGGTAGTGCGACGTGCCGCTCACCCACAGCGCCTGGCCATCCTGCCGCGCGATCATGTCGAGGCTGATATCGAGGGCCACCGCGGCGAGGTCGATCGGTGGAGTGGCCACGAACGCTTTCGACCCCTGAAGCCCTCCCTCCTCGGCGTCGAAGAACGCCAGAATCACATCGTGCTCCGGCTTGTCCTTGAGCAGCCGCTCGCCAAGCGTGAGCAGCGCGATGCACCCCGACGCGTCGTCATCGGCGCCGTTGTACGTCTCGCCGTTGCGCACGCCCAGATGATCGTAGTGTGCACTGACCACCAGCACCGGCCCGCCGCGCTTCTTCCCCGGGATCCGCGCAACGAGGTTGGCGCCCACGGTATCGGTGCTGCCGGCACGCGGCCGCAGCTTGATGGGCATCTCGAACGCGCCGTTGAGGACCGGCTGCGCGCCCATGGCGGCGAGCTCGCCAATGATCCACGCCCGCGCGCGCGCCGAGCCCGGGGATCCGGCACGACGCCCTTCCATCGAGTCGGCGGAGAGCGTCGCGATGCGACGCATGATCCTGGCGGTGACCGAGTCGGTCACGGGGCGGAACTGGGCGTGGCCGACCACAGCCGACGTGCTCACCAGGAGCGCGGCTGTCGCCAGCTGCGACACCGCACGAGAAACCGAACGGATCACCGATCCACGTCCTGCCAGCAACTGG
The nucleotide sequence above comes from Gemmatimonadaceae bacterium. Encoded proteins:
- a CDS encoding M20/M25/M40 family metallo-hydrolase, with amino-acid sequence MIRSVSRAVSQLATAALLVSTSAVVGHAQFRPVTDSVTARIMRRIATLSADSMEGRRAGSPGSARARAWIIGELAAMGAQPVLNGAFEMPIKLRPRAGSTDTVGANLVARIPGKKRGGPVLVVSAHYDHLGVRNGETYNGADDDASGCIALLTLGERLLKDKPEHDVILAFFDAEEGGLQGSKAFVATPPIDLAAVALDISLDMIARQDGQALWVSGTSHYPALKPIADAVAKTAAVPIKFGHDTKDLKPGDDWTNSSDHGSFHAKGIPFLYLGVEDHPDYHKPGDDADKIDPQFYRGTVEFAIALARRADKSLPEIFKTRKPAP